From one Prochlorococcus marinus CUG1433 genomic stretch:
- a CDS encoding response regulator transcription factor, translating into MQSTEQILASTSGNSQLPSSSQTPSRVLVVEPHPTLRTVLVQRLRQDGHLAAAVGSATEAVDLCREQSPDLLVSAEILEQNTAMRLAQQLGCAVIVLTARSGVEALVNLLDEGADDVLRKPFGLEELAARCRTLLKRGRIGLQEKVEVGPLEVHLLLRQVTLSEKPVELSPREFALLCALLMPPGMVRSRQELLRMAWPPFSGGPRSVDTQVLTLRRKLEQAGLGEGGGITTVRQQGYRFSIDNI; encoded by the coding sequence ATGCAATCAACTGAGCAAATCTTAGCTTCAACTTCCGGCAATTCACAATTGCCTTCGAGCTCTCAAACTCCATCAAGAGTTCTTGTTGTTGAACCTCACCCCACACTAAGAACTGTCCTTGTACAAAGACTTCGTCAAGATGGTCATCTTGCAGCGGCTGTTGGATCAGCAACTGAAGCTGTCGACTTATGCAGAGAACAATCCCCAGATCTTCTAGTAAGTGCAGAAATTCTTGAGCAGAATACTGCAATGAGACTAGCTCAACAATTAGGTTGTGCGGTTATTGTTCTAACAGCCAGATCAGGAGTTGAAGCATTAGTTAATCTACTAGATGAAGGAGCTGATGATGTACTTAGAAAGCCATTTGGATTAGAAGAGTTAGCAGCGAGATGTAGAACACTTCTTAAAAGAGGAAGAATAGGATTACAAGAAAAAGTTGAGGTTGGTCCTCTGGAGGTTCATCTTTTACTAAGACAAGTAACTCTTAGCGAAAAGCCTGTAGAATTAAGCCCAAGAGAGTTTGCACTGCTTTGTGCCTTATTGATGCCTCCTGGGATGGTTAGAAGCCGTCAAGAGCTTCTAAGGATGGCTTGGCCGCCTTTTAGCGGAGGACCAAGATCTGTGGATACTCAGGTCTTGACATTAAGAAGAAAGTTAGAACAGGCAGGATTAGGAGAAGGTGGAGGCATAACAACTGTTAGGCAACAAGGTTACCGATTCAGTATTGATAATATTTAG
- a CDS encoding photosystem II protein Y produces the protein MLRTIVVFAPIIAALAWVIFNIQKPAREQFNRDFLGKD, from the coding sequence ATGCTTAGAACAATTGTAGTTTTCGCACCAATTATTGCTGCACTAGCTTGGGTGATCTTCAATATTCAAAAACCAGCAAGAGAGCAATTTAATAGAGACTTTTTGGGTAAGGATTAA
- a CDS encoding BolA family transcriptional regulator, with protein sequence MITKKEVINLITKKLPNSQVLVENIKGNDHLQVTVISSEFNGLSLVKQHQLIYSALKAELASEAIHALALKTETPN encoded by the coding sequence ATGATTACCAAAAAAGAGGTTATTAATTTGATCACTAAAAAATTACCAAATTCTCAAGTTTTAGTAGAAAACATTAAGGGAAATGATCATTTACAAGTAACTGTAATTTCATCTGAATTCAATGGCTTATCATTAGTTAAACAGCATCAGCTAATCTATTCTGCATTAAAGGCAGAATTAGCTTCAGAGGCCATACATGCACTTGCATTAAAAACTGAAACACCAAATTAA
- the crtH gene encoding carotene isomerase has product MKSNKGNFDAIIIGSGIGGLVTASQLAAKGAKVLVLEKYIIPGGSGGSFRRNGYTFDVGASMIFGFGDSGYTNLLTRALKDVNEKCETIPDPVQLEYHLPNNFSISVDKNYDQFIKKLSAIFPKEKVGIKKFYDTCASVFKCLDSMPLLSIEDPSYLFKVFFKSPLSCLGLARWLPVNAGDVARKFIKDPMLLKFIDIECFCWSVMPALKTPMINAGMVFTDRHAGGINYPKGGVGTIAEKLVSGMEKLGSKIRYKANVTEILLKDEKAVGVKLSNGEEIYSNIIVSNSTRWDTFGLQDKEKGLIASKNVPKSEYKWSETYKPSPSFVSIHLGVEKKLIRNNFNCHHIIVENWDELESEKGVIFISIPTLLDSSLAPEGKHIIHAFTPSSINEWEGLSRKEYLQKKEEYFSFLVEKISNLLPNLDQNIDHKEIGTPKTHKKFLGRYEGSYGPIPSQKLLGLLPMPFNTTKIKNLYCVGDSCFPGQGLNAVAFSGYACAHKIGSKLNINSFNLPD; this is encoded by the coding sequence ATGAAATCTAATAAAGGAAATTTCGACGCAATTATCATTGGCTCTGGAATAGGAGGGTTAGTGACAGCATCACAATTAGCTGCTAAGGGAGCTAAAGTTTTAGTCCTTGAGAAATATATTATCCCTGGAGGAAGTGGCGGCTCTTTCCGTAGAAATGGTTATACATTTGACGTTGGCGCCTCAATGATTTTTGGATTTGGAGATTCAGGATATACCAATTTATTAACTCGTGCTTTAAAAGATGTAAATGAAAAGTGCGAAACTATTCCTGATCCGGTACAACTGGAATATCACCTTCCAAATAACTTTAGTATTTCTGTAGATAAAAATTATGATCAGTTTATAAAAAAATTATCAGCAATTTTCCCAAAAGAAAAAGTGGGTATCAAAAAATTTTATGATACCTGTGCAAGTGTTTTTAAATGTTTAGATTCAATGCCTCTATTATCAATAGAGGATCCAAGTTATCTTTTTAAAGTTTTCTTTAAATCTCCATTATCTTGCTTAGGTTTAGCAAGATGGTTACCTGTAAATGCTGGAGATGTCGCAAGAAAGTTTATTAAGGATCCAATGCTCTTAAAATTTATCGATATCGAATGCTTTTGTTGGTCAGTAATGCCTGCTCTCAAAACTCCTATGATTAATGCTGGAATGGTATTTACTGATAGGCATGCTGGCGGTATAAATTATCCAAAAGGTGGGGTAGGAACCATAGCAGAGAAGTTAGTTTCTGGGATGGAAAAATTAGGTAGTAAAATTCGCTACAAAGCCAATGTTACTGAAATACTTTTAAAGGATGAGAAGGCAGTAGGCGTTAAGCTTTCAAATGGAGAGGAAATTTACTCAAATATCATTGTATCTAATTCCACAAGATGGGACACATTTGGCCTACAAGATAAAGAGAAAGGATTAATTGCGAGTAAAAATGTACCAAAAAGCGAATATAAGTGGTCAGAGACTTATAAACCTTCTCCTTCTTTTGTCTCAATTCACCTTGGGGTAGAAAAAAAGTTGATAAGAAATAACTTTAATTGTCATCATATAATTGTTGAGAATTGGGATGAATTAGAGAGTGAAAAAGGTGTGATTTTTATTTCTATACCTACTTTGCTTGACTCGTCTTTAGCCCCAGAAGGCAAACATATTATCCATGCATTTACTCCCTCATCTATTAATGAATGGGAAGGACTATCAAGGAAAGAATATCTTCAGAAGAAAGAAGAATATTTTTCATTTCTTGTGGAAAAGATTTCAAATCTTTTGCCTAATCTAGATCAAAACATTGATCACAAAGAAATTGGTACTCCAAAAACTCATAAAAAGTTTCTAGGAAGATATGAAGGTAGTTATGGACCTATTCCTAGTCAAAAGTTACTAGGACTTTTACCAATGCCTTTTAATACTACAAAAATTAAAAACCTTTATTGCGTAGGGGATTCATGCTTCCCAGGTCAAGGCTTAAATGCAGTAGCATTTAGTGGATATGCTTGTGCTCATAAAATAGGTTCAAAATTAAATATAAATAGTTTCAACTTGCCAGATTAA
- a CDS encoding high light inducible protein translates to MTPEAERFNGWAAMLGFVAAVGAYVTTGQIIPGWF, encoded by the coding sequence ATGACTCCTGAAGCAGAACGTTTTAATGGTTGGGCAGCAATGTTAGGTTTTGTTGCAGCTGTCGGTGCTTATGTAACCACTGGACAGATTATTCCTGGTTGGTTTTAA
- a CDS encoding 1-acyl-sn-glycerol-3-phosphate acyltransferase, with protein MLVTQDIVLRLFFSKKKIINNGFSIPTKSSIILAPTHRSRWDGLVLTMAIGRRVTKKDCRFMVTKSEMRGLQGWFLKRLGCFSINQLSPSFSTLRYAIDLIEKGEQLVVFPEGKINKYGKKLVLKEGLFRLARLATKKTESITIIPVGIAYSNVTPKFRSKFCLSFGQPIIINDHLKFTIKEFNQYLYKKMITAEKTALKNVGR; from the coding sequence ATGCTAGTTACCCAGGATATTGTTTTGAGATTATTTTTTAGTAAGAAGAAAATAATTAATAATGGGTTTTCAATTCCAACGAAATCCTCAATTATTTTGGCCCCAACCCATAGATCAAGATGGGACGGTTTAGTCCTTACTATGGCAATAGGTAGAAGGGTAACCAAAAAAGATTGCAGGTTCATGGTTACCAAATCCGAAATGAGAGGATTACAAGGGTGGTTTTTAAAAAGACTTGGATGTTTTTCAATAAATCAATTATCACCATCATTCTCAACTCTAAGATATGCAATCGATCTTATAGAAAAAGGCGAGCAGCTTGTTGTTTTCCCTGAAGGAAAAATTAACAAATATGGGAAAAAATTAGTTCTCAAAGAAGGGTTGTTCAGACTAGCGAGATTAGCGACAAAAAAAACAGAATCTATTACTATTATTCCTGTAGGTATTGCTTATAGCAACGTAACTCCAAAATTCAGGAGTAAATTTTGCCTATCCTTTGGACAACCTATAATAATTAATGATCATTTGAAATTTACAATTAAGGAATTTAATCAATATCTATATAAAAAAATGATAACCGCTGAAAAAACAGCTTTAAAAAATGTCGGTAGATGA
- a CDS encoding pyridoxine 5'-phosphate synthase, which produces MTTLGVNIDHIANVRQARKTIEPDPVQFAFLAELGGADSITVHLREDRRHIQDRDVFLLKETIKTKLNLEMAATEEMLEISKKLMPDFVTLVPEKREEVTTEGGLDVKNNEKYLKNYVASLKDSNIEVSAFIDPLSEQINYSKEIGFDFIELHTGKYAELTGYSQYEELQKIIESTHEANDLGLVVNAGHGLNYNNVKEIASINNMNELNIGHSIVARALAVGLEKSVREMKSLITSN; this is translated from the coding sequence ATGACTACTTTAGGAGTAAACATTGACCATATTGCAAATGTAAGGCAAGCAAGGAAAACCATTGAGCCTGACCCAGTACAATTTGCTTTTTTAGCTGAATTAGGAGGGGCAGATTCAATAACAGTTCATTTAAGAGAAGATAGAAGACACATACAAGATAGAGATGTATTCCTTTTGAAAGAAACAATAAAAACAAAACTCAATTTAGAAATGGCTGCTACAGAAGAAATGTTAGAAATTTCAAAAAAGCTAATGCCAGATTTCGTTACTCTTGTACCAGAGAAAAGAGAGGAGGTCACTACTGAAGGAGGGTTGGATGTAAAAAATAATGAAAAATATCTTAAGAATTATGTCGCAAGTTTAAAAGATTCAAATATCGAGGTAAGCGCATTTATTGATCCTCTTTCTGAACAGATTAATTATTCTAAAGAAATAGGGTTCGATTTTATAGAATTACATACTGGTAAATATGCTGAACTAACTGGATACAGCCAATATGAAGAGCTTCAAAAGATTATAGAGTCAACACATGAAGCAAATGATCTAGGTCTAGTTGTTAATGCTGGTCATGGACTTAACTATAATAATGTTAAAGAAATTGCATCAATTAACAATATGAACGAGCTAAATATAGGCCATAGTATTGTTGCAAGGGCTTTAGCGGTAGGATTAGAAAAATCTGTTCGTGAAATGAAGTCACTTATCACATCAAATTAA
- the trmFO gene encoding methylenetetrahydrofolate--tRNA-(uracil(54)-C(5))-methyltransferase (FADH(2)-oxidizing) TrmFO, translating into MIERQVTVIGAGLAGSEAAWQIANSGIQVKLVEMRPQTSTPAHHSSDFGELVCSNSFGSLSPDRAAGLLQEELRTFRSLIIQTADKFAVPAGGALAVDRSKFSNSLTETLSEHPLVEIKRLEQLDLPNRDDITILATGPLTSNELASKIQCFTGIDTCHFFDAASPIIYGDSIDKEIVFKASRYDKGDPAYLNCPMDKNEYTKFRNELISGQQADLKDFDKESANFFEACLPIEEIARRGLDTMRYGPLKSIGLWNPKWGDLFDRENRLKNRPHAIVQLRMEDLKGKLLNMVGFQTNLKWSEQKRIFRMIPGLEKAEFVRFGVMHRNTFLESPKLLLPTLQFEKRETLLAAGQITGTEGYAAAAAGGLLAGINASLLAKGKKPVTFPDESMIGSLINFISNRNQILSNRKNKFQPMPASFGLVPELTVRIKDKRSRYKAYQKRSLEALNGFKKILDSCSENDHLLVKIN; encoded by the coding sequence TTGATTGAAAGACAAGTAACTGTAATAGGAGCAGGTCTTGCAGGGTCGGAAGCTGCTTGGCAGATAGCTAATTCAGGTATACAAGTCAAATTAGTTGAAATGAGACCTCAAACTTCAACTCCAGCTCACCATTCTAGTGATTTTGGGGAACTTGTATGTAGTAATAGTTTTGGATCACTGAGCCCAGACAGGGCAGCTGGCTTATTACAAGAAGAATTAAGAACTTTCCGCTCTTTGATAATACAAACTGCAGATAAATTTGCTGTCCCTGCTGGAGGTGCTTTAGCTGTCGATAGGTCCAAATTTAGTAATTCTTTAACTGAGACTTTATCTGAGCATCCTTTAGTTGAAATCAAAAGATTAGAACAACTAGACCTTCCTAATAGAGACGACATAACAATACTCGCTACTGGTCCATTAACTTCAAATGAACTGGCCAGTAAAATCCAATGTTTTACAGGTATTGATACTTGTCATTTTTTTGATGCAGCGAGCCCAATTATATATGGTGACTCTATCGATAAAGAAATAGTCTTTAAAGCAAGTAGATACGATAAAGGCGATCCAGCTTATCTGAATTGCCCTATGGATAAGAATGAATACACAAAATTTAGGAATGAATTAATTTCAGGACAGCAAGCAGACTTAAAGGACTTTGATAAAGAATCTGCAAATTTCTTTGAAGCTTGTTTGCCAATAGAAGAAATTGCGAGAAGAGGTCTTGACACCATGAGATACGGCCCTTTGAAATCTATTGGGTTGTGGAATCCAAAATGGGGAGATTTATTTGATAGAGAAAATAGATTGAAAAATCGGCCTCATGCAATTGTCCAACTAAGGATGGAAGATCTAAAAGGGAAATTACTTAATATGGTGGGTTTTCAGACAAATCTTAAATGGTCAGAACAAAAAAGAATTTTCAGAATGATTCCAGGCCTGGAAAAAGCTGAGTTTGTTCGTTTTGGAGTAATGCATAGAAATACTTTTTTAGAATCTCCCAAATTACTTCTTCCTACACTTCAATTTGAGAAAAGAGAAACTCTTTTAGCTGCCGGTCAGATAACAGGAACGGAAGGGTATGCGGCCGCAGCAGCAGGCGGCCTGCTTGCAGGAATAAATGCATCCTTATTGGCTAAGGGTAAAAAGCCAGTAACCTTCCCTGATGAATCGATGATTGGCTCTTTAATAAATTTCATCAGTAATAGAAACCAAATATTGTCTAATCGAAAAAATAAATTTCAGCCAATGCCTGCTTCATTTGGGTTGGTGCCTGAATTAACTGTAAGGATAAAAGATAAAAGATCAAGATATAAAGCATATCAAAAGAGATCATTAGAAGCTTTAAATGGGTTTAAAAAAATATTAGATTCTTGCTCTGAAAATGATCACTTACTTGTCAAAATTAACTAA
- the grxD gene encoding Grx4 family monothiol glutaredoxin: MDSSTKDKIQKLIDANQVMVFMKGTKLMPQCGFSNNVVQILNSLGVEFGTFDVLSDFQIREGIKEYSDWPTIPQVYLKGEFLGGSDILIEMYNSGSLKEKIEIELAS; this comes from the coding sequence ATGGACAGCTCAACTAAAGACAAGATACAAAAGCTGATTGACGCCAATCAAGTAATGGTATTTATGAAAGGTACTAAATTAATGCCTCAATGCGGTTTTTCTAATAATGTAGTTCAAATACTTAATTCTTTAGGTGTAGAATTTGGAACTTTTGATGTATTAAGCGATTTTCAAATTAGAGAAGGTATCAAAGAATATTCAGATTGGCCAACAATTCCTCAAGTCTACCTAAAGGGAGAATTTCTTGGGGGATCTGACATACTTATCGAAATGTATAATTCAGGATCCTTAAAAGAAAAGATAGAAATTGAATTAGCGTCTTAA